The following are encoded together in the Synergistaceae bacterium genome:
- the trpA gene encoding tryptophan synthase subunit alpha yields the protein MTQRYVKTFERLRQKREGAFIPFVTLGDPGMEESEAILETLIEGGADALELGIPFSDPVADGPVIQTASNRALEAGSTPDKCMDLLEKTRRRHPDIPMGLLVYANLVLGKGADHFYSHAARAGVDSVLVADVPVLESALFVRCASRVGVDTVFIVPPNADDTKLREIAKHTKGYTYFLGRSGVTGADREMNVPMGSKIRLLKDAGAPPVVVGFGISRPEHVKNALAAGADGAIAGSATVAIVAAHLGDPKKTRTELLQFVQAMKAATRSA from the coding sequence ATGACCCAACGCTACGTGAAAACGTTCGAACGCCTCAGGCAGAAGCGCGAAGGCGCCTTCATCCCCTTTGTGACCCTCGGCGACCCCGGCATGGAGGAGAGCGAAGCCATTCTCGAAACGCTCATCGAGGGCGGAGCGGACGCGCTGGAACTCGGCATTCCCTTTTCCGACCCCGTGGCGGACGGACCGGTCATTCAAACCGCCTCGAACCGGGCTCTGGAGGCCGGAAGCACGCCGGATAAATGCATGGATCTGCTGGAGAAAACGCGCCGCAGACATCCGGATATTCCCATGGGGCTTCTCGTGTACGCCAATCTGGTTCTGGGGAAGGGCGCGGATCATTTTTACTCCCACGCGGCCCGGGCGGGGGTGGACTCCGTGCTGGTGGCCGACGTGCCGGTTCTGGAGTCGGCTCTCTTTGTGCGCTGCGCGTCCCGGGTCGGAGTCGACACCGTATTTATCGTCCCGCCCAACGCCGACGATACAAAACTGCGAGAAATCGCGAAACATACAAAAGGTTACACGTATTTCCTGGGACGTTCCGGGGTGACGGGAGCGGACAGGGAAATGAACGTTCCCATGGGCTCGAAGATCAGGCTGTTGAAGGACGCCGGAGCGCCGCCGGTGGTGGTGGGGTTCGGCATCTCCCGCCCGGAACACGTGAAAAACGCTCTTGCCGCCGGAGCTGACGGGGCCATAGCGGGGTCCGCCACAGTGGCCATCGTCGCCGCTCATCTCGGAGATCCGAAGAAAACCCGAACCGAACTGCTGCAGTTTGTACAGGCGATGAAAGCGGCGACACGCAGCGCGTGA